Proteins from a genomic interval of Trifolium pratense cultivar HEN17-A07 linkage group LG6, ARS_RC_1.1, whole genome shotgun sequence:
- the LOC123892289 gene encoding uncharacterized protein LOC123892289, protein MSNVKHHFKILNITGDNYITWNNNLTEYLACEGLDKILEGDNAGVQTADSQELAMKKSKVNRIIKHHLDDGLQTEYSNAKDPKILWDKLKARFGHQRKVLLPSLMDQWNKLRFQDYKSVVAYNSAMHQIIAQLEFCGVAITEEQKLEKTFSTFHASQVLLQQQYRMRGFTEYSDLVASLLVAEQNNELLIKNHQTRPTGTIAYPEINATTFNRGRGGHNRHKGRGGKAHFDGRGRNHGRNHFRGRGRGRGYVNNYRPPKYDQNNKNHQGKGHLLKKRERK, encoded by the exons ATGTCAAACGTTAAGCATCATTTCAAAATTCTAAACATAACCGGAGATAATTACATAACATGGAACAACAACTTAACTGAGTACCTTGCATGTGAGGGGCTCGATAAAATTCTAGAAGGAGATAATGCAGGGGTGCAAACAGCTGACTCACAGGAATTAGCAATGAAAAAATCGAAAGTAAATCGGATAATTAAACACCACCTTGATGATGGATTACAAACAGAATATTCAAATGCCAAGGATCCCAAAATACTATGGGACAAACTTAAGGCAAGATTTGGACATCAGAGGAAAGTCCTGTTACCTTCATTAATGGATCAGTGGAACAAATTAAGGTTCCAAGATTATAAAAGTGTTGTTGCATATAACTCTGCCATGCACCAAATTATTGCACAATTAGAATTTTGTGGTGTGGCTATAACTGAAGAACAGAAATtggaaaaaacattttcaacttTCCATGCATCCCAAGTATTGTTGCAACAACAATATAGAATGAGGGGATTTACTGAGTACTCTGATTTGGTCGCATCTCTTTTGGTGGCAGAACAAAACAATGAGCTCTTGATAAAAAACCACCAGACACGTCCCACAGGAACAATAGCATACCCCGAAATAAATGCAACAACATTTAATCGTGGGCGTGGTGGCCATAATCGTCATAAAGGACGAGGGGGTAAAGCTCATTTTGATGGTCGAGGCAGAAATCACGGTCGAAACCACTTTCGTGGTAGAGGTCGTGGACGAGGATATGTGAATAATTATAGGCCTCCTAAATATGACCAAAATAATAAGAATCATCAAGGTAAAG GGCATCTGTTgaagaaaagggaaaggaaGTAA
- the LOC123888101 gene encoding protein DETOXIFICATION 14-like, whose amino-acid sequence MIMKGAMEEGSNKCEWPKTRTTLMVELKKMGRIAAPMVATTVLQYLLQVVSVMMVGHLNQLSLSSVAIATSLTNVSGFSILSGMAGGLETLCGQAYGAQQFEKFGIYTYTAIISLTMVSAPITIIWTFMDKILILLGQDITISLEARTYALWLIPALFGSAILKPLTRFFQTQSLIFPMIISSFIVLCFHGVTCWTLVFKLGLGHVGAAISFSLGTWLNVIILFFFVKYSSACEKTRVPFSKKAFLGIKEFFGLAVPSAAMVCLKWWACELLVLLAGLFQDPKLETSVLSICLTISTLHFTISYGLGAATSTRVSNELGAGNSKAVRFSVCTATILAVAEALIITAILFGCRNILGYAYTHDSEVVHYVAIMTPFICASIFTDSLQAVLSGVARGSGWQHVGAYVNLGAFYLVGVPIGVVLGFIAHFRAKGLWIGIVAGSIVQTIFLSIITALTNWKKQSMMARERIFDATSSDESVTDRMNNA is encoded by the exons ATGATCATGAAGGGAGCCATGGAAGAAGGTTCAAATAAATGTGAATGGCCAAAAACAAGAACAACATTAATGGTGGAACTGAAGAAAATGGGTAGAATAGCAGCACCAATGGTGGCAACAACGGTGCTACAATATCTTCTACAAGTTGTATCAGTGATGATGGTTGGACATCTTAATCAGCTCTCTCTTTCAAGTGTTGCTATTGCTACATCTCTAACTAATGTTTCTGGTTTTAGTATTTTG TCAGGTATGGCTGGTGGATTAGAAACATTATGTGGGCAAGCTTATGGAGCAcaacaatttgaaaaatttggaATATATACATACACAGCCATAATATCCCTCACTATGGTTTCTGCACCAATCACTATTATATGGACTTTCATGGACAAAATATTAATTCTCTTAGGCCAAGACATCACAATCTCCCTTGAAGCTAGAACATATGCACTTTGGCTAATACCTGCTCTATTTGGTTCAGCAATACTTAAACCTCTAACACGTTTTTTCcaaactcaaagtttaatttttcCAATGATTATTAGTTCATTTATAGTTTTGTGCTTCCATGGTGTAACTTGTTGGACATTAGTGTTTAAATTAGGGTTAGGACATGTTGGTGCTGCAATTTCCTTTAGTTTAGGAACTTGGTTGAATGTGattatactttttttctttgtgaAATATTCTTCTGCTTGTGAGAAAACTCGTGTGCCATTTTCTAAGAAGGCTTTTCTTGGTATTAAAGAGTTTTTTGGCCTTGCTGTTCCATCAGCTGCTATGGTTTG tCTTAAATGGTGGGCATGTGAGTTGCTTGTTTTGTTAGCTGGACTTTTTCAAGATCCAAAGTTGGAGACATCAGTTCTTTCTATATG CTTGACAATCTCTACATTGCACTTTACCATATCCTATGGGCTTGGGGCTGCTACTAG CACAAGAGTTTCAAACGAATTAGGAGCGGGAAATTCAAAAGCAGTTCGTTTTTCTGTTTGTACGGCTACGATCCTTGCAGTTGCAGAGGCTCTTATAATAACTGCAATCCTGTTTGGCTGCAGAAATATCTTGGGTTATGCCTATACTCATGACAGTGAGGTTGTTCATTATGTGGCTATTATGACCCCTTTCATATGTGCATCAATTTTTACAGATAGCTTGCAAGCAGTTCTTTCAG GGGTTGCTAGAGGAAGTGGGTGGCAACATGTTGGAGCATATGTAAATCTTGGAGCATTTTATCTAGTAGGAGTTCCTATAGGTGTAGTATTGGGTTTCATTGCACATTTCAGAGCAAAAGGTCTTTGGATTGGAATAGTTGCTGGCTCCATTGTCCAAACAATTTTCCTTTCAATCATTACTGCTCTTACAAATTGGAAAAAACAG TCAATGATGGCAAGAGAGAGAATATTTGATGCCACTTCTTCGGATGAAAGTGTAACTGATCGGATGAACAATGCATAA